The following are encoded in a window of Camelus ferus isolate YT-003-E chromosome 28, BCGSAC_Cfer_1.0, whole genome shotgun sequence genomic DNA:
- the LOC116656680 gene encoding fatty acid-binding protein, liver-like: MNFSGKYELQSQENFEAFMKAVGLPDDLVQKGKDTKEVTEVVQNGKHFKFTVTAGPKVFQNEFTVGEESEMETMTGEKVKAVVQLEGENKLVTTFKGIKSVTELNGDTITSTMTLGDIVLKRISKRV, from the exons ATGAACTTCTCCGGCAAGTACGAACTGCAGAGCCAGGAAAACTTCGAGGCCTTCATGAAGGCCGTCG GTCTGCCCGACGACCTCGTCCAGAAGGGCAAGGACACTAAGGAGGTGACAGAAGTCGTGCAGAACGGGAAGCATTTCAAGTTTACTGTCACTGCTGGGCCCAAAGTGTTCCAGAACGAGTTCACTGTGGGTGAGGAGAGTGAGATGGAGACAATGACCGGGGAGAAGGTCAAG GCAGTGGTTCAGCTGGAAGGTGAGAATAAACTGGTGACAACTTTCAAAGGCATCAAGTCTGTGACTGAATTGAATGGTGACACAATCACCAGT ACCATGACTTTGGGCGACATTGTCTTGAAGAGAATCAGCAAAAGAGTTTAG
- the LOC116660366 gene encoding fatty acid-binding protein, liver has protein sequence MNFSGKYELQSQENFEAFMKAVGLPDDLIQKGKDIKGVTEIVQNGKHFKLTITTGTRVIQNEFTLGEECELQTMTGEKVKAVVQLEGENKLVTTFKGIKSVTELNGDTITSTMTLGDIVLKRISKRV, from the exons ATGAACTTCTCCGGCAAGTACGAACTGCAGAGCCAGGAAAATTTCGAGGCCTTCATGAAGGCCGTCG GTCTGCCCGACGACCTCATCCAGAAGGGCAAGGACATCAAGGGGGTGACGGAAATCGTGCAGAATGGGAAGCACTTCAAACTCACCATCACCACCGGGACCAGAGTGATCCAGAATGAGTTCACCCTGGGGGAGGAGTGTGAGCTGCAGACCATGACCGGGGAGAAGGTCAAG GCAGTGGTTCAGCTGGAAGGTGAGAATAAACTGGTGACAACTTTCAAAGGCATCAAGTCTGTGACTGAATTGAATGGTGACACAATCACCAGT ACCATGACTTTGGGCGACATTGTCTTGAAGAGAATCAGCAAAAGAGTTTAG